In Enoplosus armatus isolate fEnoArm2 chromosome 20, fEnoArm2.hap1, whole genome shotgun sequence, the sequence CGCAGTTCAGGACGAAAAACGGCAGCCAGCAGAAGACAAACACTCCCATGATGATGGACAGAGTCTTTAAAACTTTCGTTTCTCTCTTAAAAGACGTTTTCAGCGAGCTTTCGTCGTGCGCTGACGCGCGGTGGCGGTGGTTTTGCGCACGGGGCCCTGCCGCCCTCTCCAAAGACGAGATCCGTCTGATTTGGGTTTGCGCGATACGAAAAATACGCGTGTACGTCCCCACCATGATCACCACGGGGATGTAGAAGCTTATGAGGGACGAGGAGATGGCATAAGTCCGGTTCAGGCTGGCGTTGCAGTCGTCCAGGTTGTCGGTCGTCGAGTTGTCCGCGCGGTGCCAGTTGAGCTGCACGGGGATGAAGGAGATGAGGATGGAGAGAGTCCAGGCGACACCGATCATCAGGAAGGCGAACCTGCGCGTCATTTTGCGCTCGTACTTGAACGGGCTGGAGATGGCCCAGTAGCGGTCCATGCTGATGATGCACAGGTTGAGGATGGACGCGGTGGAGCACATGATGTCGAAGGCGACCCAGGTGTCGCAGAAGCGGCCGAAGAGCCAGATGCCGGCGACCTCGGACACCGCCCTCCAGGGCATCACCAGCACGGCCACGAACAGGTCGGACACCGCCAGAGAGATGACGAAGGAGTTGGTGACTTTGGAGCGCAGGTGGCGGAACTTGATGACCGCGGCGCACACCAGAGTGTTACCCAACAGGGTGGAGACGATCAGGACGCACAGGACGCAGCCGGTCAGCGCGCGGAGGCTGAGACCTCCACCAGGGCCGGGGCTGTCCGCTCCCGCTGTGACCACCTGATGCTGGTCCAGGTTGTCCCGGTGAtcctggttttggttttggctcTCATTATGAAAACTCTCCATGGATAGCTGGACTCACGCCCTCGGAGCCACATCCGTCTCAACTTGTCGTCGTGAAACTGTCGCTCTCATCCTGTTTCCACCTGCATCTGCAGCGCGTGTCCACTCCAAACCCCCTGCTTGATAGAATCAGATCAGTCCTGCAGGAGCCGCGCTCGGATCATCCAGACCCTCTGCTGCTGTCCGCTCACAGTGACTGAGGCTGTTCCTAAAGCATATTTACTCTCCAGTCTGTAACATATTCAGCTTCACGGTAAGACCATTACAACATATTGATCTCACAGTCGGCTGATCTGTTGACTCAATGTTTCCTCAGAGGTTTACGATCCAAACACGGggagcaaagaaaacacaataaaacacaatacgAGAGAaatatgagagaaaaaaacccttttTAAATAATGAGTCTGTCTGCATTAACAATACAGCAAATACGgattacattaaaacacattaaaatgaaggagagaagagcataaaaggcaaaaaatgacTGACTTTAAACTACTGAGACCTTCAATCAGTGAATTATTGGAAAGCTTGAAAGTCCACAAAATTATGAAGAATGCTTTTAATGAGTCATTTTACTGCCAACATGTGGACAGATGTTAAGATGTGACTTGTCCACCACTGAtgatgcgcacacacatacaaacaggaCGTTGAGAAGTCTTCAGAGCAGCAGGTGAGTAAAGGAAAGTGAattctgccctctagtggacaaatattcacaacacaccaacagcagcacaatTCACAAAGGCTGATTTCAGGTTTTGCATTTTCAGCTCTTCTCCTGATCTAAATGATTgttttttgcaatattttacATGCTTCAAAATCAGAAGAAAGGCATTCTGATTACTGCAAACAAAATCTTTTGTCTGCACCCATGACACGGCAAATCAAATATGGGACACACATAATACAAGCCTTAACCCATATAAAAGTcagatatttattaataataattattccCATTATAGGTTATAATGTAAATATCTAAAAGTAGTTCATCATGAgggtcacccccccccccagctgtgcATTTAAAACCTTACTGTCCCGCTGTGTAACTCATTTATGACTTCATGTAAAGTTGCAGTTATAAAAAAGAACGACATGTTTCATGACATAACATTGATTCTGAACTAATACAAGTTAAACAAGGAATATATGATGACAGACACCAGTACTTAATCATTATATTTACACTTTATATCTTTAATCAGACgcagacacatgcagaaatatgaTTGAaattttattgattgatttttaatgtttttgggGGCAATTTAGAGTTTCCAATGAGCCTAatgtgcatgtctttggactgtgggaggaaacctgAGCACCAGGAGAAAACCCACTCAGACACAGGGAGGAGCAtacaaactccacacagaaacaaggtGGGGGGgtttctgtgaggctgcagtgcTAATCACTGAGCCACTGTGCTGTCCTCAACAGGGTGGAGAAAGGCTGGAGGGACAGGGGAGGTGGGAGCgatggaggagaggtggaggcaAGGTGGGGGAGGACAGGGGAGGTGGGAGGCAGTGAGGGAGACAGGTTGAGGggaagggtggagggagagTGAGCTACTGTTGTCCAGCCTGAGCCGAACATCCAGCAGCCTCCACCTCACTGTCGCTgtcacacttcttcttcttcttgtgcatCCAGCTGAAAaaacccttcttcttcttctctggcttctcctcattttgtttttacttctgctcttccttttgtttcttttgctcCTCCTTTTTTCGTCCAGTCCTGATCGACAGaaacctctcctcttcttcttcttcattttcagacagaGCTCCTCCAGTTCTTTATTctgttcctccacctgtttcacgctggtttcccaggtctggaccagttCTTTAGTCTGTTCCACTACCTGTTTCAcgctggtttcccaggtctggaccagttCTGACTctgttcctccacctgtttcactctggtttcccaggtctggaccagtctttattctcttcctccacctgtttcactctggtttcccagttctggaccagttctttattctgttcctccacctgtttcacgctggtttcccaggtctggaccagttctttattctgttccactacctgtttcactctggtttcccaggtctggaccagttctttattatcttcctccacctgtttcactctggtttcccagttctggaccagttctttatgctcttcctccacctgttttactctggtttcccagttctggaccagttctttatgctcttcctccacctgtttcactctggtttcccagttctggaccagttctttatgctcttcctccacctgttttactctggtttcccagttctggaccagttctttatgctcttcctccacctgtttcactctggtttcccagttctggaccagttctttatgctcttcctccacctgttttactctggtttcccaggtctggaccagttctttattctcttcctccacctgtttcacgctggtttcccaggtctggacctgttctttattctgttactccacctgtttcactctggtttcccaggactgttctctctggaccaggtctttattaTAGTGAGGGAGGCAGgttgaggggaggggggggggatggagCTACTGTTGTCCAGCCTGAGCTGAACATCCAGCAGCCTCCACCTCACTGTCGCTgtcacacttcttcttcttcttcttgtgcatCCAGCTGAAAaaacccttcttcttcttctctggcttctcctcctcttgttttttcttctgctcttccttttgtttctttttcatctccttctgctcttccttttgtttctttttcatctccttctgctcttccttttgtttcttcttcatctccttttgctcttccttttctttgttttgctccaCCTTTTTTCGTCCAGTCCTGATTGACTTGATGCGAGACCAGaaacctctcctcttcttcttcttcactgtcagACAGAGCTCTTccatttctttattctcttcctccacctctttcaCGATGGTTTCGCAGATCTGGACCAGTACTTCATTATCTTCCTCCAACTGTTTCACTCTGCTCCAGAGAACACTGACCTGGGAATGTAGTTCTTcgttctcttcctccacctgtttcacgcTGGTTTCGCAGGTCTGGACCAGTTcttcattctcttcctccacctgtttcacgcTGGTTTCGCAGGTCTGGACCAGTTcttcattctcttcctccacctgtttcacgcTGGTTTCCCAGCTCTGGACCAGATcttcattctcttcctccacctgtttcacacTGGTTTCGCAGGTCTCGACcagttctttattttcttcctccatctgtttcGCCATGGTTTCGCAGATCTGGACCAGTACTTCATtatcttcctccacctgtttcactctgctCCAGAGAACACTGACCTGGGAATGTAGTTCTTcgttctcttcctccacctgtttcacgcTGGTTTCGCAGGTCTGGACcagttctttattctcttcctccacctgtttgactctggtttcccaggtctggactaggtctttattttcttcctccatctgtttcGCCATGGTTTCGCAGATCTGGACCAGTACTCCATtatcttcctccacctgtttcactctgctCCAGAGAACACTGACCTGGGAATGTAGTTCTTcgttctcttcctccacctgtttcacgcTGGTTTCGCAGGTCTGGACcagttctttattctcttcctccacatgtTTCAttctggtttcccaggtctggaccagttctttattctcttcctccacctgtttgactctggtttcccaggtctggaccagttctttattctcttcctccacctgtttcacgaTGGTTTCGCAGGTCTGGACCAGTACTTCATTCTCTTCCACCatctgtttcactctggtttcccaggtctggaccaggtctttattctcttcctccacctgtttcacgaTGGTTTCGCAGGTCTGGACCaattctttattctcttcctccatctgtttcactctggtttcccaggtctggaccagttctttattctcttcctccacctgtttcactgtggtttcccaggtctggaccaggtgtttattctcttcctccacctgtttcactctggtttcccaggtctgttctctctggaccaggtctttattctcttcctccacctgtttcactctggtttcccaggtctggaccaggtctttattctcttcctccatctgtttcactctggtttcccaggtctgttctctctggaccaggtctttattcttttcctccacctgtttcactttggtttcccaggtctggaccaggtctttattctcttcctccacctgtttcactctggtttcccaggactgttctctctggaccaggtcttcattctcttcctccaccagtttcactctggtttcccaggactgttctctctggaccaggtctttattctcttcctccacctgattcactctggtttcccaggactgttctctctggaccaggtctttattctcttcctccacctgtttcactctggtttcccaggactgttctctctggaccaggtctttaatctcttcctccacctgtttcactctggtttcccaggactgttctctctggaccaggtctttattctcttcctccacctgtttcactctggtttcccaggtctgttctctctggaccaggtctttcttctcttcctccacctgatttactctggtttcccaggtgtgttctctctggaccaggtctttattctcttcctccacctgtttcactctggtttcccaggactgttctctctggaccaggtctttattctcttcctccacctgtttcactctggtttcccaggtgtgttctctctggaccaggtctttcttctcttcctccacctgatttactctggtttcccaggtgtgttctctctggaccaggtctttattctcttcctccacctgtttcactctggtttcccaggactgttctctctggaccaggtctttaatctcttcctccacctgtttcactctggtttcccaggactgttctctctggaccaggtctttattctcttcctccacctgtttcactctggtttcccaggtctgttctctctggaccaggtctttcttctcttcctccacctgatttactctggtttcccaggtgtgttctctctggaccaggtctttattctcttcctccacctgtttcactctggtttcccaggactgttctctctggaccaggtctttattctcttcctccacctgttttaGTCTTGTCTCCCAGCTCTGTTCTTTCTCGGCCAGCTCCTTTGTGAACTTCTCCTTCTGGGCGTTGTATTTTTCCTCCCAAGCTTTGTCACTCTGGAGATATTCGGCTGAGGCCTCTGTGAGCCTCTGACAGAGACTGTCCTTCACCCTCCTGAGATCCAGGATTTCATTGTCTCTCTGCTGGGTGACATCCACCTGCTTCTCCTGGAATCCGTTACATTTCTTGAGGGAGGAGATCTCTGACTCTTGCTTTGAGATGGTCTCGTAGCTCTTTTTGTATTCCTCTTTGAACTGCCTTTCCCTGATCTCTAGAAGTCCCTCCAACCTGCTTATTGCCAGTTTATCTTTGTGGACCCGGTGGCAAAACTTTGTCCTTTCAGCCAGTAGgtctttgttttgctgcatcaGGGTGTTTATCTCACCTGTCAGGTGATCGTTCTCCTGGTGAGCATTAGCACTGGCATTTCGTGTATGGTAGAAGTCCGGGCGAGATGTTGGACGGTGCTGAGGAGCAGTGTCAACAAATCTGGCCCCGTTTCTTGGGTTGCTTCTGTGATCCATGCCACTGTTTCTTGGGTTGCTTCTGTGATCCATGCCACTGTTTCTTGGGTTGCTTCTCTGGTCCATGCCACTGTTTCTTGGGTTGCTACTCTGGTTGCTTCTCTGATTCATGCCACTGTTTCTTGGGTTGCTTCTCTGATACATGCCACTGTTTCTTGGGTTGCTACTCTGGTTGCTTCTCTGATTCATGCCACTGTTTCTTGGGTTGCTTCTCTGAGTCATGCCACTGTCTGTAGTAGACTGTAGTTGTCTGTAGTAGACTGTAGTTGTCTGTAGCAGACTGTAGCTCTGTGTAGAAGATAGTCTGTGTAGTAGATCCTTCTTGACTGGTAAACAACACTTGTGTGTGGTTGATTCGAGATCGTGTCACTCTGTGGGTTTTGTGGGTTTTGGAGGTGGCCTTGTAGACTCTCGGAGTTCTAGAATCCT encodes:
- the LOC139303277 gene encoding D(5)-like dopamine receptor, whose amino-acid sequence is MESFHNESQNQNQDHRDNLDQHQVVTAGADSPGPGGGLSLRALTGCVLCVLIVSTLLGNTLVCAAVIKFRHLRSKVTNSFVISLAVSDLFVAVLVMPWRAVSEVAGIWLFGRFCDTWVAFDIMCSTASILNLCIISMDRYWAISSPFKYERKMTRRFAFLMIGVAWTLSILISFIPVQLNWHRADNSTTDNLDDCNASLNRTYAISSSLISFYIPVVIMVGTYTRIFRIAQTQIRRISSLERAAGPRAQNHRHRASAHDESSLKTSFKRETKVLKTLSIIMGVFVFCWLPFFVLNCVVPFCDLDKLGDPPCVSDTTFSIFVWFGWANSSLNPVIYAFNADFRKAFSTILGCNKYCSTSTVEAVDFSNELVSYHHDTTMQKEACAVPGPGVQRLLPPPPPPHTGGNLEQNFDKVSVISDDSRNHSNLLLPAILQYECEAEISLDMIPFNSSGPTDCYVIPGQIQDL